Proteins from a genomic interval of Zingiber officinale cultivar Zhangliang chromosome 2A, Zo_v1.1, whole genome shotgun sequence:
- the LOC122040673 gene encoding cysteine-rich and transmembrane domain-containing protein WIH1-like, with protein sequence MSYQQVPPQDPYPPPGYSHPYPPPPYGAPPPPPGGGYGYPPSAPPPPGVYPPPPPPGYQGYFYEGYPPPPPPPSRPYYHHHDDAGASFLKGCLAALCCCCVLEECCF encoded by the exons ATGAGCTACCAGCAAGTTCCCCCTCAAGATCCCTACCCACCACCAG GCTACTCGCACCCTTACCCTCCTCCACCGTATGGGGCTCCCCCGCCGCCCCCCGGAGGAGGATACGGATACCCGCCCTCAGCACCACCTCCCCCCGGAGTTTAccctcctccccctcctcctgGATATCAAGGTTACTTCTATGAAGGCTACCCTCCCCCGCCCCCTCCCCCATCCCGTCCTTACTATCACCACCACGATGATGCTGGCGCCTCTTTCTTAAAAGGATG TCTTGCTGCTCTTTGTTGCTGCTGTGTGCTGGAAGAGTGTTGCTTCTGA
- the LOC122040674 gene encoding uncharacterized protein LOC122040674 isoform X1, which yields MDLRSTLPKSDKSSLPRRVGDGRGRSAALILHLLSSLENGESSFQLVEGGLGVSFPSIIIFNKWFKTRIRFSDIPEFSDLLFDKLQEQFDWLLSGMSHPAPSTFTRSYREELILLFRCCMHMLPVLEFNLSLVVEKCAVVLSIIRRLCSPGCRIQELNEEARRQMLPFFCRVLEVFLEEFMMDCQIRKHLMITDKISSTAEKIFVYDGSCGNAHVIQEIIFGHFLLSANDEWMLNRFFNSLSWENEIEDDVSELSLTTSLLLLGKRNMFLMPCLLEAHLILWASKCISIQKPNDDWGSNERLTNFHIIAFENSVNVYEEYISILKFVANTNQVHAQPSDHVKKLQFDSFIHPATHESLQHRMNCLINFCCLNSQGFLSETKEDITHKSLSFIKRNGHILDGMYLDEACLILQYIILNILSERNDTYGEYQNGSEIQSEIFCFAAVLKLMSSSLLQMTWTLKENAMVSSTQTSENKFASREYNFMSDIISRFRKYNTSEVVKTCLLDVIGTKARKHESCLMFAHFASLLSYSFVKKLVFLWSNCIIVMMTILNLIIFEDGNLDIFTELVVKYKEMIGPSPQVKTAKAITHRSPSSIIASNFQEYRMAYSRKKGKEQASEGDTCNGDNFLQWYLPGYQENSAAFSDLADLIECKPGVDYSRWLKNRRRFNKWLLKKRHRLHPIGSNR from the exons ATGGATCTTCGATCGACTTTACCCAAAAGCGATAAGTCGTCGTTGCCCCGGCGAGTTGGTGATGGACGTGGACGTTCTGCCGCCTTGATATTGCACCTGTTAAGTTCTCTGGAAAATGGCGAGTCGTCGTTTCAATTGGTCGAAGGAGGGCTTGGAGTTTCCTTCCCCTCGATTATCATCTTCAATAAGTGGTTCAAGACGAGAATTAGATTCTCTGATATCCCAGAATTTTCAGATTTACTCTTTGATAAGTTACAGGAGCAGTTCGATTGGTTGCTCTCTGGCATGAGTCACCCAGCACCTTCCACTTTCACTCGTTCTTATAGGGAGGAACTCATACTTCTCTTCCGGTGCTGTATGCACATGCTTCCGGTCCTTGAATTTAATCTCAGCCTGGTCGTGGAGAAATGTGCTGTTGTCTTGTCTATTATACGACGTTTGTGTTCACCGGGTTGCAGGATTCAGGAGTTGAACGAAGAAGCTAGAAGACAAATGCTCCCCTTTTTCTGTAGAGTTCTTGAG gtattcTTGGAAGAATTTATGATGGACTGCCAAATTAGAAAACATCTTATGATAACGGACAAGATTTCTTCCACAGCAGAGAAGATTTTTGTATATGATGGAAGCTGCGGTAATGCACATGTGATTCAAGAGATTATTTTTGGTCATTTCCTTCTATCTGCAAATGATGAATGGATGTTGAACAGGTTTTTCAACTCATTATCGTGGGAAAATGAAATTGAGGATGATGTCTCTGAACTAAGCCTGACTACATCCTTGTTGTTGCTGGGTAAACGCAATATGTTCCTTATGCCATGTTTACTGGAAGCTCATCTGATTTTGTGGGCTTCTAAATGCATTAGTATACAAAAGCCTAATGATGATTGGGGATCAAATGAAAGACTCACAAATTTCCACATTATAGCATTTGAAAATTCTGTCAATGTTTATGAAGAATACATTTCAATACTGAAGTTTGTTGCTAACACTAATCAAGTACATGCTCAACCAAGTGATCATGTGAAGAAACTACAGTTCGATTCTTTTATTCACCCTGCAACTCATGAGAGTCTTCAACATCGGATGAACTGCTTGATTAATTTTTGTTGCTTGAATTCCCAGGGCTTTCTTTCTGAGACAAAAGAAGATATCACTCATAAATCTCTTTCTTTCATCAAACGAAATGGTCATATTTTAGATGGCATGTACCTGGATGAAGCTTGTTTGATTTTACAATACATAATATTGAATATTCTTTCAGAGAGAAATGATACTTATGGAGAGTATCAAAATGGTAGTGAAATTCAATCAGAGATCTTTTGTTTTGCTGCGGTACTGAAGTTAATGAGTTCATCACTTTTGCAAATGACATGGACGTTGAAGGAAAATGCTATGGTAAGCAGCACTCAAACATCAGAGAATAAGTTTGCTTCCAGGGAATATAATTTCATGTCAGACATTATAAGCCGCTTCAGAAAATATAATACGAGTGAAGTTGTTAAAACATGTTTGCTGGATGTGATTGGAACGAAAGCTAGAAAACATGAGTCATGTCTCATGTTTGCACATTTTGCAAGCTTGTTAAGTTACAGTTTTGTAAAAAAGCTTGTTTTTTTGTGGAGTAACTGCATCATTGTGATGATGACCATTCTCAATCTTATTATTTTTGAAGATGGTAATCTGGATATTTTCACAGAGTTGGTTGTGAAGTACAAGGAAATGATTGGTCCAAGTCCACAAGTAAAAACAGCCAAG GCAATAACTCACAGAAGTCCAAGTTCAATAATAGCATCAAATTTCCAAGAATATCGAATGGCCTATTCAAG GAAAAAAGGCAAGGAACAAGCATCTGAAGGTGATACATGCAATGGCGACAATTTTCTGCAGTGGTATTTACCTGGATACCAGGAGAATTCTGCTGCATTCAGTGATTTGGCCGATTTGATTGAATGCAAGCCTGGTGTGGATTATTCTCGTTGGTTGAAAAATCGAAGAAGATTCAACAAATGGCTACTGAAGAAAAGACACCGTCTTCATCCAATTGGTTCAAACCGATGA
- the LOC122040674 gene encoding uncharacterized protein LOC122040674 isoform X2, whose amino-acid sequence MDLRSTLPKSDKSSLPRRVGDGRGRSAALILHLLSSLENGESSFQLVEGGLGVSFPSIIIFNKWFKTRIRFSDIPEFSDLLFDKLQEQFDWLLSGMSHPAPSTFTRSYREELILLFRCCMHMLPVLEFNLSLVVEKCAVVLSIIRRLCSPGCRIQELNEEARRQMLPFFCRVLEVFLEEFMMDCQIRKHLMITDKISSTAEKIFVYDGSCGNAHVIQEIIFGHFLLSANDEWMLNRFFNSLSWENEIEDDVSELSLTTSLLLLGKRNMFLMPCLLEAHLILWASKCISIQKPNDDWGSNERLTNFHIIAFENSVNVYEEYISILKFVANTNQVHAQPSDHVKKLQFDSFIHPATHESLQHRMNCLINFCCLNSQGFLSETKEDITHKSLSFIKRNGHILDGMYLDEACLILQYIILNILSERNDTYGEYQNGSEIQSEIFCFAAVLKLMSSSLLQMTWTLKENAMVSSTQTSENKFASREYNFMSDIISRFRKYNTSEVVKTCLLDVIGTKARKHESCLMFAHFASLLSYSFVKKLVFLWSNCIIVMMTILNLIIFEDGNLDIFTELVVKYKEMIGPSPQVKTAKEKRQGTSI is encoded by the exons ATGGATCTTCGATCGACTTTACCCAAAAGCGATAAGTCGTCGTTGCCCCGGCGAGTTGGTGATGGACGTGGACGTTCTGCCGCCTTGATATTGCACCTGTTAAGTTCTCTGGAAAATGGCGAGTCGTCGTTTCAATTGGTCGAAGGAGGGCTTGGAGTTTCCTTCCCCTCGATTATCATCTTCAATAAGTGGTTCAAGACGAGAATTAGATTCTCTGATATCCCAGAATTTTCAGATTTACTCTTTGATAAGTTACAGGAGCAGTTCGATTGGTTGCTCTCTGGCATGAGTCACCCAGCACCTTCCACTTTCACTCGTTCTTATAGGGAGGAACTCATACTTCTCTTCCGGTGCTGTATGCACATGCTTCCGGTCCTTGAATTTAATCTCAGCCTGGTCGTGGAGAAATGTGCTGTTGTCTTGTCTATTATACGACGTTTGTGTTCACCGGGTTGCAGGATTCAGGAGTTGAACGAAGAAGCTAGAAGACAAATGCTCCCCTTTTTCTGTAGAGTTCTTGAG gtattcTTGGAAGAATTTATGATGGACTGCCAAATTAGAAAACATCTTATGATAACGGACAAGATTTCTTCCACAGCAGAGAAGATTTTTGTATATGATGGAAGCTGCGGTAATGCACATGTGATTCAAGAGATTATTTTTGGTCATTTCCTTCTATCTGCAAATGATGAATGGATGTTGAACAGGTTTTTCAACTCATTATCGTGGGAAAATGAAATTGAGGATGATGTCTCTGAACTAAGCCTGACTACATCCTTGTTGTTGCTGGGTAAACGCAATATGTTCCTTATGCCATGTTTACTGGAAGCTCATCTGATTTTGTGGGCTTCTAAATGCATTAGTATACAAAAGCCTAATGATGATTGGGGATCAAATGAAAGACTCACAAATTTCCACATTATAGCATTTGAAAATTCTGTCAATGTTTATGAAGAATACATTTCAATACTGAAGTTTGTTGCTAACACTAATCAAGTACATGCTCAACCAAGTGATCATGTGAAGAAACTACAGTTCGATTCTTTTATTCACCCTGCAACTCATGAGAGTCTTCAACATCGGATGAACTGCTTGATTAATTTTTGTTGCTTGAATTCCCAGGGCTTTCTTTCTGAGACAAAAGAAGATATCACTCATAAATCTCTTTCTTTCATCAAACGAAATGGTCATATTTTAGATGGCATGTACCTGGATGAAGCTTGTTTGATTTTACAATACATAATATTGAATATTCTTTCAGAGAGAAATGATACTTATGGAGAGTATCAAAATGGTAGTGAAATTCAATCAGAGATCTTTTGTTTTGCTGCGGTACTGAAGTTAATGAGTTCATCACTTTTGCAAATGACATGGACGTTGAAGGAAAATGCTATGGTAAGCAGCACTCAAACATCAGAGAATAAGTTTGCTTCCAGGGAATATAATTTCATGTCAGACATTATAAGCCGCTTCAGAAAATATAATACGAGTGAAGTTGTTAAAACATGTTTGCTGGATGTGATTGGAACGAAAGCTAGAAAACATGAGTCATGTCTCATGTTTGCACATTTTGCAAGCTTGTTAAGTTACAGTTTTGTAAAAAAGCTTGTTTTTTTGTGGAGTAACTGCATCATTGTGATGATGACCATTCTCAATCTTATTATTTTTGAAGATGGTAATCTGGATATTTTCACAGAGTTGGTTGTGAAGTACAAGGAAATGATTGGTCCAAGTCCACAAGTAAAAACAGCCAAG GAAAAAAGGCAAGGAACAAGCATCTGA